A window of the Streptomyces formicae genome harbors these coding sequences:
- the argC gene encoding N-acetyl-gamma-glutamyl-phosphate reductase, producing MVVRAAVAGASGYAGGELLRLLLAHPEVEIGVLTGHSNAGQRLGTLQPHLLPLADRVLAPTTAEALAGHDVVFLALPHGQSAAVAEQLGGEVLVVDMGADFRLEDAADWEKFYGSAHAGTWPYGLPELPGARAALEGSKRIAVPGCYPTAVSLALFPAYAGGLAEPEAVITAASGTSGAGKALKPHLLGSEVMGSMSPYGVGGGHRHTPEMIQNLSAVAGERVTVSFTPTLAPMPRGILATCSARAKPGTTADTVRAAYEKAYADEPFVHLLPEGQWPATASVYGSNAVQIQVAHDGAAGRIIAISAIDNLTKGTAGGAVQSMNIALGLDQTTGLSTIGVAP from the coding sequence ATGGTGGTACGTGCAGCAGTGGCAGGTGCGAGCGGATACGCGGGCGGAGAGCTGCTCCGGCTGCTCCTCGCGCACCCGGAGGTCGAGATCGGCGTCCTGACCGGCCACTCCAACGCCGGGCAGCGGCTCGGCACGCTCCAGCCCCATCTGCTGCCGCTCGCCGACCGCGTCCTCGCGCCCACCACGGCCGAGGCGCTCGCCGGTCACGACGTCGTCTTTCTCGCGCTGCCGCACGGCCAGTCCGCCGCGGTCGCGGAGCAGCTCGGCGGCGAGGTCCTGGTCGTCGACATGGGCGCCGACTTCCGGCTGGAGGACGCCGCCGACTGGGAGAAGTTCTACGGTTCCGCACACGCCGGGACCTGGCCGTACGGGCTCCCCGAACTGCCGGGTGCCCGCGCCGCGCTGGAGGGGTCCAAGCGCATCGCGGTGCCCGGCTGCTACCCGACCGCCGTCTCGCTCGCGCTCTTCCCGGCGTACGCGGGCGGCCTCGCCGAGCCCGAGGCCGTGATCACCGCCGCCAGCGGCACCTCCGGCGCCGGCAAGGCGCTCAAGCCCCATCTGCTCGGCTCCGAGGTCATGGGCTCCATGAGCCCGTACGGCGTCGGCGGCGGCCACCGGCACACCCCCGAGATGATCCAGAACCTCAGCGCGGTGGCGGGGGAGCGCGTCACCGTCTCCTTCACCCCCACCCTCGCGCCCATGCCCCGGGGCATCCTCGCCACCTGCAGCGCCAGGGCGAAGCCGGGCACGACGGCCGACACCGTACGGGCCGCGTACGAGAAGGCGTACGCGGACGAGCCGTTCGTCCACCTGCTGCCCGAGGGGCAGTGGCCCGCCACGGCGTCCGTCTACGGTTCCAACGCCGTTCAGATCCAGGTCGCCCACGACGGGGCCGCCGGCCGCATCATCGCGATCAGCGCCATCGACAACCTCACCAAGGGCACGGCGGGCGGCGCGGTCCAGAGCATGAACATCGCCCTGGGTCTCGACCAGACCACGGGCCTTTCCACGATCGGAGTGGCACCGTGA
- a CDS encoding glycoside hydrolase family 10 protein: MSRLTRRGFVTAAGAAGALGALSALTALTMTGEAAAAAPVVRRGRSPREFRGAWLATVTNRDWPSRPGLSAAEQRAELLAHLDAAVRRRLNTVVFQVRPTADALWPSPYEPWSAYLTGVQGRNPGWDPLGTAVAEAHARGLELHAWFNPYRVALHTDLQRLSARHPARRNPGWVLPYGGKLYYNPGLPEVRSYVQDAMLDAVERYDIDAVHWDDYFYPYPVAGEVFGDDDAYAEYGGGFPNRAAWRRDNTDRLVRETAARIKSVRSSVRFGISPFGVWRNAGTDPLGSDTRAGVETYDDLYADTRKWVREGWIDYVVPQLYWHIGQTAADYAKLVPWWDAVARGSGVDLYIGEALYKAGDPAQADAWQDRDELSRHLTLAGKYGSVRGHCFFAAKEVVADRIGAMAAVVADHYPTRVRAPR; encoded by the coding sequence ATGAGTCGGTTGACCAGGAGAGGCTTCGTCACGGCGGCGGGTGCTGCGGGTGCGCTCGGCGCGCTCAGCGCGCTCACCGCGCTCACCATGACGGGGGAGGCAGCGGCCGCGGCGCCCGTGGTCCGGCGCGGGAGGAGCCCACGCGAGTTCCGCGGTGCGTGGCTGGCCACGGTCACCAACCGCGACTGGCCGTCGCGCCCCGGGCTCAGCGCCGCCGAGCAGCGCGCCGAGCTCCTGGCGCACCTCGACGCGGCGGTGCGCCGCCGGCTCAACACGGTCGTCTTCCAGGTCCGGCCGACCGCCGACGCCCTGTGGCCCTCGCCGTACGAGCCGTGGTCGGCGTACCTCACCGGCGTGCAGGGGCGGAACCCCGGCTGGGACCCGCTCGGCACCGCCGTGGCGGAGGCGCACGCACGCGGTCTTGAGCTGCACGCCTGGTTCAATCCGTACCGGGTCGCCCTCCACACCGACCTCCAGCGGCTGTCCGCCCGCCACCCGGCGCGGCGCAACCCCGGCTGGGTGCTGCCCTACGGGGGGAAGCTGTACTACAACCCGGGACTCCCCGAGGTCAGGTCCTACGTCCAGGACGCGATGCTCGACGCCGTCGAGCGGTACGACATCGACGCCGTCCACTGGGACGACTACTTCTACCCGTACCCGGTGGCCGGCGAGGTCTTCGGGGACGACGACGCGTACGCGGAGTACGGCGGTGGCTTCCCGAACCGGGCGGCCTGGCGGCGCGACAACACCGACCGGCTGGTGCGCGAGACGGCCGCCCGGATCAAGTCGGTCCGCAGCTCAGTGCGCTTCGGCATCAGCCCGTTCGGCGTCTGGCGCAACGCCGGCACCGACCCCCTCGGCTCGGACACCCGGGCGGGCGTGGAGACGTACGACGATCTGTACGCCGACACCAGGAAGTGGGTGCGCGAGGGCTGGATCGACTACGTCGTCCCCCAGCTGTACTGGCACATCGGCCAGACCGCCGCGGACTACGCCAAGCTGGTGCCCTGGTGGGACGCGGTGGCCCGGGGAAGCGGTGTCGACCTGTACATCGGCGAGGCGTTGTACAAGGCGGGAGACCCGGCGCAGGCCGACGCCTGGCAGGATCGGGACGAGCTGTCCCGCCACCTCACACTCGCGGGGAAGTACGGGAGTGTCCGCGGGCACTGCTTCTTCGCCGCGAAGGAGGTGGTCGCGGACCGGATCGGGGCGATGGCCGCGGTCGTGGCCGATCACTATCCGACCCGGGTCCGGGCACCGCGCTGA
- a CDS encoding histidine phosphatase family protein, producing the protein MSVRVTLVAAARSSARLAERFDDDRPLDQAGWYEVQLAAHTLVPLGAAELRYCSPTARSRATADALGYAPLAQPALSDCDMGRWRGFTLAEVAAREPGAVDAWLADPRSAPHGGEPLLGFISRIGGWLDTRPADDGSSVVAVAEPAVVRAALVYALKAPPSTYWNVDVRPLSTVVLTGRSGRWSLCLEHTG; encoded by the coding sequence ATGAGTGTTCGGGTCACCCTCGTGGCCGCCGCGCGCAGCTCCGCCCGGCTGGCCGAGCGCTTCGACGACGACCGGCCGCTGGACCAGGCCGGCTGGTACGAGGTGCAGCTCGCCGCGCACACGCTCGTACCCCTGGGCGCGGCCGAGCTGCGCTACTGCTCGCCGACCGCCCGGAGCCGGGCCACCGCCGACGCGCTCGGCTACGCCCCGCTCGCCCAGCCCGCGCTCAGCGACTGCGACATGGGGCGGTGGCGCGGCTTCACGCTGGCCGAGGTGGCGGCCAGGGAGCCCGGCGCCGTCGACGCCTGGCTCGCCGACCCGCGCTCCGCCCCGCACGGCGGGGAGCCGCTGCTCGGATTCATCTCGCGGATAGGCGGCTGGCTGGACACCCGCCCTGCCGACGACGGCAGCTCCGTCGTCGCCGTCGCCGAGCCCGCGGTCGTGCGGGCGGCGCTGGTGTACGCGCTGAAGGCCCCGCCGTCGACGTACTGGAACGTCGACGTCCGCCCGCTCTCCACCGTCGTCCTGACCGGACGCTCCGGCCGCTGGAGCCTGTGCCTCGAACACACCGGCTGA
- a CDS encoding DUF1918 domain-containing protein yields MEASVGDKLLVHGRVVGQHDRLAEVVEVLGDKGTPPYRVRFEDDGHECLMSPGPDTVVRHREQA; encoded by the coding sequence ATGGAAGCGAGTGTGGGAGACAAGCTGCTCGTCCACGGCCGGGTCGTCGGTCAGCACGACCGGCTCGCCGAAGTCGTCGAGGTACTGGGCGACAAGGGCACTCCGCCGTACCGCGTCCGTTTCGAGGACGACGGCCACGAGTGCCTGATGTCGCCAGGTCCCGACACCGTCGTACGCCACCGCGAACAGGCCTGA
- a CDS encoding 3-hydroxybutyryl-CoA dehydrogenase produces the protein MADVSRVGVVGCGQMGAGIAEVCARSGLEVKVAETTGEALEIGRTRLYNSLAKAAERGKITEEERDATLARLSFTTDLGEFADRDLVIEAVVENEQVKTEIFQVLDQVVTRPDAILASNTSSIPLVKLAVATSRPDQVIGIHFFNPAPVQKLVELIPALTTSEETIKRSEAVVQQVLDKHAIRAQDRSGFVVNALLIPYLLSAIRMFETGIASREDIDNGMELGCAHPMGPLKLSDLIGLDTVASVADSMYAEFKEPLYAAPPLLQRMVDAGRLGRKTGSGFYSYS, from the coding sequence GTGGCGGACGTATCCCGCGTCGGAGTGGTGGGGTGCGGCCAGATGGGCGCCGGGATCGCCGAGGTCTGCGCCCGCAGCGGCCTCGAGGTCAAGGTCGCCGAGACCACCGGCGAGGCGCTGGAGATCGGCCGTACCCGGCTGTACAACTCCCTCGCCAAGGCCGCCGAGCGGGGCAAGATCACCGAGGAAGAGCGGGACGCGACGCTGGCCCGGCTCAGCTTCACGACCGATCTCGGCGAGTTCGCCGACCGCGATCTCGTCATCGAGGCGGTCGTCGAGAACGAGCAGGTCAAGACCGAGATCTTCCAGGTGCTCGACCAGGTGGTGACCCGGCCGGACGCCATCCTCGCGTCGAACACCTCCTCCATCCCCCTGGTCAAGCTGGCCGTCGCGACGTCCCGCCCCGACCAGGTCATCGGCATCCACTTCTTCAACCCGGCGCCGGTGCAGAAGCTCGTCGAGCTCATTCCCGCGCTGACCACCTCCGAGGAGACCATCAAGCGCTCCGAGGCCGTGGTCCAGCAGGTGCTGGACAAGCACGCGATCCGCGCCCAGGACCGCTCGGGCTTCGTGGTGAACGCGCTGCTCATCCCGTATCTGCTCTCGGCGATCCGGATGTTCGAGACGGGCATCGCGAGCCGCGAGGACATCGACAACGGCATGGAGCTGGGCTGCGCCCACCCGATGGGGCCGCTGAAGCTGTCGGACCTGATCGGTCTCGACACGGTCGCCTCGGTCGCCGACTCGATGTACGCCGAGTTCAAGGAGCCGCTGTACGCCGCTCCGCCGCTGCTGCAGCGCATGGTGGACGCGGGCCGGCTGGGGCGGAAGACGGGCTCGGGCTTCTACTCGTACTCCTGA
- the argJ gene encoding bifunctional glutamate N-acetyltransferase/amino-acid acetyltransferase ArgJ, translating to MSVTAAQGFTAAGIAAGIKGNGNPDLALVVNNGPRRAAAGVFTSNRVKAAPVLWSEQVVKDGEVSAVVLNSGGANACTGPKGFQDTHATAEKAAGVLDIGAGEVAVASTGLIGVLLPMDKLLPGIEKAAAELSAHGGEKAAIAIKTTDTVHKTAVATGDGWTLGGMAKGAGMLAPGLATMLVVLTTDADVDSATLDKALREATRLTFDRVDSDGCMSTNDTVLLLASGASGTTPEYGEFADAVRTVCDDLARQLIGDAEGASKDIRIEVVNAASEDDAVEVGRSIARNNLLKCAIHGEDPNWGRVLSAIGTTKAAFEPDRLNVAINDVWVCRGGSVGEDRDLVDMRYREVRITADLAAGSESAVIWANDLTADYVHENSAYSS from the coding sequence GTGAGCGTCACCGCTGCACAGGGATTCACGGCCGCGGGCATCGCCGCCGGAATCAAGGGGAACGGCAACCCGGACCTCGCGCTCGTCGTCAACAACGGGCCGCGCCGCGCCGCCGCCGGTGTCTTCACCTCCAACCGTGTCAAGGCCGCCCCCGTCCTCTGGTCCGAGCAGGTCGTCAAGGACGGCGAGGTCTCCGCGGTCGTCCTCAACTCCGGCGGCGCCAACGCCTGCACCGGGCCCAAGGGCTTCCAGGACACCCACGCGACGGCCGAGAAGGCCGCCGGGGTACTGGACATCGGCGCGGGCGAGGTCGCCGTCGCCTCCACCGGGCTCATCGGCGTGCTGCTCCCCATGGACAAGCTGCTGCCCGGCATCGAGAAGGCCGCCGCCGAACTCAGCGCCCACGGCGGTGAGAAGGCCGCCATCGCCATCAAGACGACCGACACCGTCCACAAGACCGCCGTCGCCACCGGAGACGGCTGGACCCTCGGCGGCATGGCCAAGGGCGCGGGCATGCTCGCCCCCGGCCTGGCCACCATGCTCGTCGTCCTCACCACCGACGCCGACGTCGACAGCGCGACCCTCGACAAGGCGCTGCGCGAAGCCACCCGCCTCACCTTCGACCGGGTCGACTCCGACGGCTGCATGTCCACCAACGACACCGTGCTGCTGCTCGCCTCCGGCGCCTCCGGCACCACCCCGGAGTACGGCGAGTTCGCCGACGCCGTACGCACCGTCTGCGACGACCTCGCCCGCCAGCTGATCGGCGACGCCGAGGGCGCCAGCAAGGACATCCGCATCGAGGTGGTCAACGCCGCGAGCGAGGACGACGCCGTCGAGGTGGGCCGCTCCATCGCCCGCAACAACCTCCTCAAGTGCGCCATCCACGGCGAGGACCCCAACTGGGGCCGGGTGCTGTCCGCGATCGGCACGACGAAGGCCGCCTTCGAGCCCGACAGGCTGAACGTCGCCATCAACGACGTCTGGGTCTGCCGGGGCGGCTCGGTGGGCGAGGACCGCGACCTCGTCGACATGCGCTACCGGGAGGTGCGGATCACCGCCGACCTCGCCGCCGGCAGCGAGTCGGCCGTCATCTGGGCCAACGACCTGACCGCCGACTACGTCCACGAGAACAGCGCCTACTCGTCCTGA
- a CDS encoding transcriptional regulator, which translates to MQPNTLLDALLDEAGISHAGLAAHVNQAGRGRGMALRYEHTAVARWLKGQRPRGQVPDLICEVLAARLHRVVTLDDIGLGVPGQSAPPYGSPLSGFVERATALWRSDEQQRPHLIGAPAVTGTPAVMPVWEWENPPEDADVSRTGRTRVSMADIKMLRAARAHYELMYRKAGGIATRSRIVGFLSTETAPLLRGAYSDALGRQLHRATGGLVAVAGICAYDSDAHGLAQRYFHQALRLAKASGDRGLGAYVIALLVNQALFMGEFRQSVAFAEAALRTAGRQITPALAADLYAMQAKAYAQLGDGGGALGCIRRAEAEAERIRPGHEPDETGYVQPGLVNVQVAEALLSLGDLTAAHEHAAEAAAIPAHDRGRVHRLGMLSQIELRRGEADRAALTATEMAEWARGMESQRLRDRLREVRRQLVDNGSPSAAEAAELIDGALRVPL; encoded by the coding sequence ATGCAGCCCAATACCCTGCTCGACGCCCTCCTCGACGAGGCGGGCATCTCCCACGCCGGCCTGGCCGCGCACGTCAACCAGGCCGGCCGCGGACGAGGCATGGCCCTCCGGTACGAACACACGGCCGTGGCCCGCTGGTTGAAGGGCCAGCGCCCCCGCGGCCAGGTGCCCGATCTGATCTGCGAGGTGCTCGCGGCCCGGCTGCACCGCGTCGTCACCCTCGACGACATCGGCCTCGGCGTGCCCGGCCAGAGCGCACCCCCGTACGGCTCCCCGCTCTCCGGCTTCGTCGAGCGCGCCACCGCGCTGTGGCGCTCCGACGAGCAGCAGCGCCCGCATCTCATCGGCGCGCCCGCGGTCACGGGCACGCCCGCCGTGATGCCCGTCTGGGAGTGGGAGAACCCTCCGGAGGACGCGGACGTCTCCCGCACCGGCCGGACCCGCGTCAGCATGGCCGACATCAAGATGCTGCGCGCCGCCCGCGCGCACTACGAGTTGATGTACCGGAAGGCCGGTGGCATCGCCACCCGCTCCCGGATCGTCGGCTTCCTGAGCACCGAGACGGCCCCGCTGCTCCGCGGCGCGTACAGCGACGCACTCGGCCGCCAGCTCCACCGGGCGACCGGCGGCCTGGTCGCCGTCGCCGGCATCTGCGCGTACGACTCGGACGCGCACGGACTCGCCCAGCGCTACTTCCACCAGGCGCTGCGGCTCGCGAAGGCGAGCGGCGACCGGGGCCTCGGTGCGTACGTTATCGCCCTGCTGGTCAACCAGGCTTTGTTCATGGGGGAGTTCCGGCAGTCCGTCGCCTTCGCGGAGGCCGCGCTGCGGACCGCGGGGCGCCAGATCACCCCGGCGCTCGCCGCCGATCTGTACGCGATGCAGGCGAAGGCGTACGCCCAGCTCGGCGACGGCGGCGGTGCGCTGGGCTGCATCCGGCGTGCCGAGGCGGAGGCGGAGCGCATCCGCCCCGGCCATGAGCCGGACGAGACGGGGTACGTCCAGCCCGGACTGGTGAACGTCCAGGTCGCGGAGGCGCTGCTGAGCCTCGGCGATCTCACGGCCGCCCACGAACACGCCGCCGAGGCCGCCGCGATACCGGCCCATGACCGGGGCCGGGTCCACCGGCTGGGCATGCTCAGCCAGATCGAGCTGCGCCGCGGCGAGGCGGACCGAGCGGCGCTCACCGCGACGGAAATGGCCGAGTGGGCACGGGGAATGGAGTCCCAGCGGCTGCGTGACCGGCTGCGGGAAGTGCGCCGGCAGCTCGTCGACAACGGGTCCCCGAGTGCCGCGGAGGCGGCCGAACTCATCGATGGGGCCCTGCGCGTTCCCCTGTGA
- a CDS encoding ArsR/SmtB family transcription factor: MDEVFKALADASRRRLLDGLNARDGQTLRELCAGLDMTRQSVSKHLAVLEAANLVTTVWRGREKLHYLNAVPINAIADRWISQYDRERVRALDDLKAALEQEPMNDTPSFVYTTYIKTTPERLWQALTDPAFTRRYWGVTLTSDWKPGSAMTWEQFGVTVSDPEQVVLESEPGRRLAYTWHTFTPEFATACGLSDELTARVSAEPRSKVTFEIEPVDDMVRLTVVHDGFPPQSAVREGVSQGWPAIVAGLKTLLETGEALTEPQ, encoded by the coding sequence ATGGACGAGGTGTTCAAGGCACTGGCCGACGCCAGCCGCCGCCGGCTGCTGGACGGCCTGAACGCCCGTGACGGACAGACCCTCCGGGAGCTGTGCGCCGGGCTCGACATGACCCGGCAGTCGGTCAGCAAGCACCTCGCGGTGCTGGAGGCGGCCAATCTGGTCACCACCGTGTGGCGCGGCCGGGAGAAGCTGCACTACCTCAACGCCGTACCCATCAACGCCATCGCCGACCGCTGGATCAGCCAGTACGACCGCGAGCGCGTGCGCGCACTCGACGACCTGAAGGCCGCATTGGAGCAGGAACCCATGAACGACACCCCCTCCTTCGTCTACACCACGTACATCAAGACCACGCCCGAGCGGCTCTGGCAGGCGCTGACCGATCCGGCCTTCACCCGCCGGTACTGGGGCGTGACGCTGACCTCGGACTGGAAGCCGGGCTCCGCGATGACCTGGGAGCAGTTCGGCGTGACGGTGTCCGACCCCGAGCAGGTCGTCCTGGAGTCCGAGCCGGGGCGGCGGCTCGCCTACACCTGGCACACCTTCACACCCGAGTTCGCCACCGCCTGCGGGCTGAGTGACGAGCTCACCGCCAGGGTGTCCGCGGAGCCCCGCTCGAAGGTGACGTTCGAGATCGAGCCGGTGGACGACATGGTCAGACTGACCGTCGTGCACGACGGCTTCCCTCCGCAGAGCGCGGTACGGGAGGGCGTCAGCCAGGGCTGGCCCGCGATCGTCGCCGGCCTCAAGACGCTGCTGGAGACCGGCGAGGCCCTGACCGAGCCGCAGTAG
- a CDS encoding DMT family transporter, which yields MAVNHSSPGKADGPARVHARRTPHRAPADDASAQGGRRGTLLAALGVVAFSLTFPSTAWGLESFGPWSLVAVRSVLAAAVAGCFLLALRVPLPDRRHWASLTVVAGGVVVGFPLLTTLALQTSTTSHAAVVVGLLPLTTAAFAAVRTGRRPSRTFWAAALAGAAVVIAFTLGQSGGGLATGDLYLFGALLVCAAGYTEGGRLARLMPGWQVIGWALVLCLPLTVPGSVVALMAEPVRLTAHGVAGLVWVAAGSTFFGLYVWYRGMAAIGIARASQLQLAQPLLTLVWSVLLLSERLSPAAPVAAVAVLVCIAVTQRTNA from the coding sequence ATAGCGGTCAACCACTCCTCGCCCGGGAAGGCCGATGGACCTGCCAGGGTCCACGCCCGGCGTACACCGCACCGCGCCCCGGCGGATGACGCATCCGCACAGGGAGGCCGCCGCGGCACGCTCCTCGCCGCGCTCGGCGTCGTCGCCTTCTCGCTCACGTTCCCCTCGACCGCCTGGGGCCTCGAGTCCTTCGGCCCCTGGTCGCTCGTCGCCGTGCGGAGCGTCCTCGCCGCCGCCGTCGCGGGCTGCTTCCTCCTCGCCCTGCGCGTCCCGCTCCCGGACCGGCGGCACTGGGCCTCCCTCACCGTCGTCGCGGGCGGCGTGGTAGTCGGCTTCCCGCTGCTGACGACCCTGGCACTGCAGACCTCGACGACCTCGCACGCCGCCGTGGTCGTCGGGCTCCTCCCCCTCACCACCGCTGCCTTCGCGGCCGTGCGCACGGGCCGGCGCCCCTCGCGCACCTTCTGGGCGGCCGCGCTCGCCGGCGCCGCGGTCGTGATCGCGTTCACCCTCGGCCAGAGCGGCGGCGGGCTCGCCACGGGCGACCTGTATCTCTTCGGAGCGCTGCTCGTGTGCGCCGCGGGCTACACGGAAGGCGGCCGGCTGGCGCGGCTGATGCCGGGGTGGCAGGTGATCGGCTGGGCGCTGGTCCTGTGCCTGCCGCTCACCGTCCCCGGGTCCGTCGTCGCTCTGATGGCCGAACCCGTCCGGCTGACCGCCCACGGCGTCGCCGGACTGGTGTGGGTGGCCGCCGGATCCACGTTCTTCGGGCTCTACGTCTGGTATCGCGGCATGGCGGCGATCGGCATCGCCAGGGCGAGCCAGCTCCAGCTCGCCCAGCCCCTCCTGACCCTCGTCTGGTCGGTGCTGCTGCTCTCCGAACGGCTCTCGCCCGCCGCTCCCGTCGCCGCCGTCGCCGTGCTCGTCTGCATCGCCGTCACCCAGCGCACGAACGCCTGA
- a CDS encoding PLP-dependent aminotransferase family protein: protein MPRRPPCADASSAGARCGVRRAWTLAGPSAFPGEEWLTAIVDGSVALSCALMQERSSVGDLAKSLRQELDRYSIGEKLPSSRVIVERYRVSPVTVTRALAQLAAEGLVVTRPGAGAFRAEPRRDAPVAGDTSWQEVALSADAAAEVVPRAVDASGVLVTLSAPPPGVVEFNGGYLHPSLQPEQAMAAALARAGRRPGAWGRPPADGLPELRDWFARGIGPTVTAAEVLVTAGGQSALTTALRALAPPGAPVLVESPTYPGMLAIARAAGLRPVPVPVDPRGVRPELLAAAFRATGARVFVSQPLFQNPTGAVLAPGRRPEVVRIARAAGAFVIEDDFARRLVHDDAGPLPAPLAADDPDGVVVHVCSLTKATSPSLRVGALVARGPVLERLRAIHVVDNFFVPRPLQEAALELVGSPAWSRHLRTVASELKVRRDTMTAALRLRLPELTLPHIPSGGYHLWLRLPDGTDEAALVSAALRAGVAVAPGRPYFSAEPPAGHVRLSFAGVAGPAEIAEGVRRLRTACDEPLG, encoded by the coding sequence GTGCCGCGGCGGCCTCCCTGTGCGGATGCGTCATCCGCCGGGGCGCGGTGCGGTGTACGCCGGGCGTGGACCCTGGCAGGTCCATCGGCCTTCCCGGGCGAGGAGTGGTTGACCGCTATCGTCGACGGGTCAGTAGCGCTATCCTGTGCTCTCATGCAAGAGCGTAGCAGCGTAGGTGATCTGGCGAAATCGCTGAGGCAGGAGCTCGACCGTTACTCCATCGGTGAGAAGCTGCCGTCGAGTCGGGTCATCGTGGAGCGCTACCGCGTCTCCCCGGTCACCGTCACGCGCGCGCTCGCTCAGCTCGCCGCCGAGGGGCTGGTCGTCACCCGGCCGGGTGCGGGCGCGTTCCGCGCGGAGCCGCGCAGGGACGCGCCGGTGGCCGGCGACACCTCCTGGCAGGAGGTCGCGCTCAGCGCGGACGCTGCGGCCGAGGTCGTGCCGCGGGCCGTGGACGCCTCCGGCGTCCTGGTCACGCTCTCCGCGCCGCCGCCCGGTGTCGTCGAGTTCAACGGCGGCTATCTGCACCCCTCCCTCCAGCCCGAGCAGGCGATGGCCGCCGCGCTCGCCAGGGCCGGGCGGCGCCCCGGAGCCTGGGGGCGGCCGCCGGCCGACGGGCTGCCCGAGCTGCGCGACTGGTTCGCGCGCGGCATCGGCCCCACGGTCACCGCGGCCGAGGTGCTGGTCACCGCCGGCGGCCAGTCCGCCCTCACCACCGCGCTGCGCGCCCTCGCCCCGCCCGGCGCCCCCGTGCTCGTCGAGTCGCCGACGTACCCCGGGATGCTGGCCATCGCCCGCGCCGCCGGACTGCGCCCCGTGCCCGTGCCGGTCGACCCGCGGGGCGTACGCCCCGAACTCCTCGCCGCCGCCTTCCGCGCCACCGGCGCCCGGGTCTTCGTATCCCAGCCGCTCTTCCAGAACCCCACGGGCGCCGTGCTCGCCCCCGGCCGCCGCCCGGAAGTGGTGCGGATCGCCCGTGCCGCCGGTGCCTTCGTCATCGAGGACGACTTCGCCCGTCGCCTCGTCCACGACGACGCGGGCCCGCTCCCGGCCCCGCTCGCGGCGGACGATCCGGACGGCGTGGTCGTCCACGTCTGCTCGCTGACGAAGGCCACATCGCCGAGCCTGCGCGTGGGCGCGCTCGTCGCCCGCGGCCCCGTGCTGGAGCGGCTGCGCGCCATCCATGTCGTCGACAACTTCTTCGTTCCGCGCCCGCTCCAGGAGGCGGCGCTCGAACTCGTCGGCTCCCCGGCCTGGAGCCGCCATCTGCGCACCGTCGCCAGCGAGTTGAAGGTCCGCCGGGACACGATGACCGCCGCCCTGCGGCTCCGCCTGCCCGAACTCACCCTCCCGCACATCCCCTCGGGCGGCTACCACCTGTGGCTGCGCCTCCCCGACGGCACCGACGAGGCCGCCCTCGTCTCCGCCGCCCTGCGCGCCGGTGTCGCCGTCGCCCCCGGCCGCCCCTACTTCAGCGCCGAACCCCCGGCGGGCCACGTCCGGCTGAGCTTCGCCGGTGTCGCGGGCCCGGCGGAGATTGCGGAGGGGGTACGGAGACTGCGTACAGCCTGTGACGAGCCCCTCGGCTGA
- a CDS encoding NUDIX hydrolase: MQWTTSSEQTVYENRWFRVNLADVELPDGRHLDHFLIRLRPVAVATAVNEANEVLMLWRHRFITGSWGWELAAGVVEDGEDVEAAAAREMEEETGWRPGPLRHLLTVEPSNGLTDARHHLYWSEEATHIGHPEDDFESSRREWVPLKLVPDMIARGEVPAANMAAGLLMLHHLRLG, encoded by the coding sequence ATGCAGTGGACGACCTCAAGTGAACAAACTGTTTATGAGAACCGCTGGTTCAGGGTGAATCTCGCCGACGTGGAACTGCCCGACGGCCGGCACCTGGACCACTTCCTCATCCGCCTCCGCCCGGTCGCCGTCGCGACCGCCGTCAACGAGGCCAACGAGGTCCTGATGCTCTGGCGGCACCGCTTCATCACCGGCAGCTGGGGCTGGGAGCTCGCCGCCGGCGTCGTCGAGGACGGCGAGGACGTCGAGGCCGCCGCGGCGCGCGAGATGGAGGAGGAGACCGGCTGGCGGCCGGGGCCGCTGCGGCATCTGCTGACCGTCGAGCCGTCCAACGGGCTCACCGACGCCCGCCACCATCTCTACTGGTCGGAAGAGGCGACGCACATCGGCCATCCCGAGGACGACTTCGAGTCCTCGCGCCGCGAGTGGGTCCCGCTCAAGCTGGTGCCGGACATGATCGCCCGCGGGGAGGTCCCGGCCGCCAACATGGCGGCCGGGCTGCTGATGCTGCACCATCTGCGGCTCGGCTGA